Proteins found in one Paucidesulfovibrio gracilis DSM 16080 genomic segment:
- a CDS encoding YifB family Mg chelatase-like AAA ATPase produces MIAKVSCAALLGIDAFEVTLETDLTRSGLPAFTLVGLPDGVVREAKERVFTALRNRGFKLPPARITVNLAPADVRKEGSGYDLPLALSLGAAAGWLDPALLSGWYMAGELSLTGELRPVPGVLPMAVRAREAGAEGLILPEENAAEAAVVQGLRVYGLRDLGQVVRFVTGEESVEPARVDVDALWQERREFLVDFSEVKGQEHAKRAVEIAAAGGHNLLFIGPPGSGKTMLAQRIPTVLPPLVFDEALEVTKIYSVAGELPRNRSLMVARPFRSPHHTISDVGLVGGGHYPRPGEVSMAHRGVLFLDELPEFKKHALEVLRQPLEDGTVSISRSLVTLSYPADFMLVAAMNPCPCGYLGDERHECTCSRRSVDNYRARLSGPLLDRIDLQVEVPAVPWKDLRQAGGGSDSAGMRERVLCARDIQAQRFADLPAHRRIHTNAQLSGSALEHHCALDATGQEFLGQAVKRLGLSARAYTRILRIARTIADLDGRPDISTPQLAEAINYRTLDRET; encoded by the coding sequence AACGTGTGTTCACGGCCCTGCGTAACCGTGGATTCAAGCTCCCCCCCGCCCGCATCACCGTGAACCTGGCTCCCGCGGACGTGCGCAAGGAGGGCAGCGGCTATGATCTGCCCCTGGCCCTGAGCCTTGGCGCGGCGGCCGGTTGGCTGGATCCGGCCTTGCTCAGCGGATGGTACATGGCCGGTGAATTGTCCCTCACGGGCGAACTCCGGCCTGTTCCCGGGGTGTTGCCCATGGCGGTGCGGGCGCGGGAGGCCGGTGCCGAGGGCTTGATACTGCCCGAGGAAAACGCGGCCGAAGCAGCCGTTGTCCAGGGGTTGCGCGTCTACGGCCTGCGCGATTTAGGGCAGGTCGTGCGATTTGTGACCGGTGAGGAATCCGTGGAACCGGCGCGGGTGGATGTGGATGCGCTCTGGCAGGAACGACGCGAATTTCTTGTGGACTTCAGCGAGGTCAAGGGACAGGAACATGCCAAGCGCGCCGTGGAGATCGCTGCGGCCGGAGGACACAACCTCCTATTCATCGGTCCGCCCGGATCAGGCAAAACCATGCTGGCCCAGCGCATTCCCACGGTCCTGCCGCCTTTGGTCTTTGATGAGGCGCTGGAGGTGACCAAGATATATTCCGTTGCCGGAGAGTTGCCGCGCAACCGCTCCCTGATGGTGGCCCGGCCCTTCCGCAGCCCGCATCACACCATTTCCGATGTGGGGCTTGTGGGCGGCGGGCATTATCCCCGGCCCGGAGAAGTTTCCATGGCCCATCGGGGTGTGCTTTTTCTGGATGAATTGCCGGAATTCAAGAAGCACGCCCTGGAAGTTTTGCGCCAACCCCTGGAGGACGGCACGGTTTCCATTTCACGTTCCCTTGTGACGCTTAGCTATCCTGCGGACTTCATGCTTGTGGCGGCCATGAATCCCTGTCCGTGCGGCTACCTCGGGGATGAACGCCATGAGTGCACCTGTTCGCGCCGAAGCGTGGACAATTACCGGGCGCGGCTTTCCGGCCCGTTGTTGGACCGCATTGATCTTCAGGTGGAAGTGCCAGCCGTACCCTGGAAGGATCTGCGCCAGGCCGGGGGCGGTTCGGATTCCGCTGGTATGCGGGAGCGGGTGCTGTGCGCCAGGGACATCCAGGCCCAGCGGTTCGCGGATCTTCCCGCGCATCGCCGCATCCACACCAATGCCCAACTGAGCGGATCGGCCCTGGAGCACCATTGCGCCCTGGACGCAACCGGCCAGGAATTTTTGGGCCAGGCCGTCAAGCGGCTGGGACTCTCGGCCCGGGCCTACACGCGTATTCTACGCATTGCCCGCACCATCGCGGACCTGGATGGTCGGCCGGACATCAGCACCCCCCAATTGGCCGAGGCCATCAACTACCGGACGTTGGACCGGGAAACCTGA